AGCGCGTAGCCGTCGTCGAAAAGTCGAGGATCGCCGCGGAACTTGTTGATCAGGAAGCCTTTCACCAGCACGGCATCCTCGGGATCGATGACCGCCTGTGTGCCGACGACCTGCGCGATCACCCCGCCACGGTCGATGTCACCGGCGAGCACCACGGGCACGTCCGCCGCCCGGGCAAAGCCCATGTTGGCGATGTCGCGGGCGCGCAGGTTGACCTCGGCCGGGCTGCCCGCGCCCTCGACCAGCACGAGGTCATGGGACGCCTTCAGCCGTTCGAAACTCTCCAGCACGCCCGCCATCAGCCGTTCGCGCAGCCCGCCGTAGTCGCGCGCCTGCGTGGTGGCGATGCGCTGGCCCTGCAGGATCACCTGCGCGCCCATGTCGCTCTCGGGTTTCAGCAGCACCGGGTTCATGTCGGTCATCGACTCGAGCCCGCAGGCCCGCGCCTGCAACGCCTGTGCCCGGCCGATCTCGCCGCCGTCGGCGGTCACGGCGGCATTGTTCGACATGTTCTGCGGCTTGAACGGCGCCACCCTGATGCCCCGGCGCAGCGCGGCGCGGCAGAGCCCGGCGACCAGCATCGACTTGCCGACGTTCGAGCCGGTACCCTGCAGCATCAGCGCGGGCATACGGCGCCTCCGGCGGGAGTACTTGGGGAAAGATGAAGGGCGCGGCGGGGCTTGGCTGGCGGCATCGGGACGACCTCGGGCAGGGGTTTGCCCTTCAGTGCCAGCCCTTTGCCGCCGGGACCAGCCCGAAACACTCAGGAGCGCGCGATGTATCGGTCGCGGCGGTGGTTGATGGCGATGAGCGCGTTGAGGATGATCGCGCCGACGAGCGACCAGAGCACCTGCACCGGCTGGAAGAACAGGAAGGCCGAGGCGAAGACCAGCAGGTCGAAGCCGAGCTGGATGTAGCCCGCCTTGATCCCGCGCGTGTCCTGCAGCCAGAGCGCCACGATGCCGACCCCGCCCAGCGTCGCGCCGTGGCGAAAGAGCGAGAGCAGCCCGAGCCCGGCGCAGACCCCGAAGAGCGCGGCGGCGAGCGGCTGCGAGATCTCGAGGTGCAGCGCCTGCGGCATGAGGTCGACCATGCTCGACATCAGCACGACCGAGATGAAGCTCTTGATGGTGAAGCGCCAGCCCAGCTGCTTCACCGCGAGGATGTAGAAGGGCGCGTTCATCAGGAAGAAAAGCAGGCCGAAGCGCAGGCCGGTGGGCTCTCCCAGCACCAGCGCGAGGCCGGCGACCTGGCCGGTGAACAGCCCGGAGGCGCGCAGGAACTGGATCCCAAGCGCGACGAGCGTGGTGCCGACGAGGATGCCGTGGACGTCTTCCCACAGCGTGTGTCGATCGGGAGGGGGGCTATCGAGGAGGAGCATGGGGCAGGAATGCTGACCTTTATTGCGAAGGTCAAGAGCCATTCGCTGCGGCGCAGCGTCAGCCGGGGCGGCTGCCTGAAAACCCGGCAGGGCGGCGTGCGGCGCGGCTCAGAACCGGCACTGCTCCTGCACCGCGAGGCGGAAGGCACCGGTGCCGCGCGCGTCGGTCCGGGCAAGTTCGGTGCCGCCGTCGGTGAAGCTGAGCGCGGCCGCCTGCTGCAGGTTGCCGAGCACCATCGAGGAGGTCATAAGCGCGAAATGCGCAGCGCGGTCGGCGGCGATGAGATCCATCGACTGGCGGTCGTTGCGCCCGTCGGGCAGCTCGATCC
The Salipiger sp. H15 DNA segment above includes these coding regions:
- a CDS encoding YitT family protein — translated: MLLLDSPPPDRHTLWEDVHGILVGTTLVALGIQFLRASGLFTGQVAGLALVLGEPTGLRFGLLFFLMNAPFYILAVKQLGWRFTIKSFISVVLMSSMVDLMPQALHLEISQPLAAALFGVCAGLGLLSLFRHGATLGGVGIVALWLQDTRGIKAGYIQLGFDLLVFASAFLFFQPVQVLWSLVGAIILNALIAINHRRDRYIARS